A window of Centroberyx gerrardi isolate f3 chromosome 6, fCenGer3.hap1.cur.20231027, whole genome shotgun sequence genomic DNA:
TTTCCTGTCCCTTCCAGATGCATCCAAGAAGGACACTCCGGAGGACTTTGACATCGACATGGACGCCCCGGAGACCGAGAAGGCGGCCGTCGCCATCCAGTCCCAGTTCAGGAAgttccagaagaagaagaacgatGATAAATCCTAGTGAGCGCCACGTTGTTCTGCCGTTGCCTgcggagacggagacggagacggcggcggcggcgatTGC
This region includes:
- the pcp4b gene encoding calmodulin regulator protein PCP4, with protein sequence MSERQGSGAAAGNNKTSGGQDASKKDTPEDFDIDMDAPETEKAAVAIQSQFRKFQKKKNDDKS